In Streptomyces sp. NBC_01439, the following are encoded in one genomic region:
- a CDS encoding DNA-3-methyladenine glycosylase, which produces MNVDLLAQPAEEVAPKLLGSVLTCKTARGTVSIAITETEAYSGAADPASHAYRGRTPRNAVMFGPAGHLYVYRSHGLHWCANVVTGTDGIASAVLIRAGRVIEGEELARKRRGETVESPRLARGPGNFCQALGITGEHNGADLLTGTSVVLSDGEQVPAALIQAGPRVGVSKAHDWQHRFHLAGDPTVSAYRLSPRAKPPAGA; this is translated from the coding sequence ATGAATGTCGATCTCCTCGCCCAGCCTGCCGAAGAAGTCGCCCCCAAGCTGCTCGGGAGTGTCCTCACCTGCAAGACCGCCCGGGGAACCGTGAGCATCGCCATCACCGAGACCGAGGCGTACTCCGGCGCGGCGGACCCGGCTTCCCATGCCTACCGAGGCCGGACACCCCGTAACGCGGTCATGTTCGGACCCGCAGGACACCTGTACGTGTACCGGTCCCACGGCCTCCACTGGTGCGCCAACGTCGTCACCGGTACGGACGGCATTGCCTCGGCCGTCCTCATCCGGGCGGGCAGGGTCATCGAGGGGGAAGAGCTGGCACGCAAGCGACGGGGGGAGACGGTCGAGAGCCCACGCCTTGCCCGAGGCCCGGGGAACTTCTGTCAGGCCCTCGGCATCACCGGGGAGCACAACGGCGCAGACCTTCTGACGGGTACCTCGGTCGTGCTGTCCGACGGGGAGCAGGTGCCTGCCGCGCTCATCCAGGCTGGTCCTCGGGTAGGCGTGAGCAAGGCCCACGACTGGCAACACCGGTTCCACCTCGCCGGCGATCCGACGGTCTCGGCGTACCGACTGAGCCCGCGAGCCAAACCGCCCGCCGGAGCCTGA